From Diospyros lotus cultivar Yz01 chromosome 4, ASM1463336v1, whole genome shotgun sequence, a single genomic window includes:
- the LOC127800448 gene encoding protein DETOXIFICATION 48 yields MCNPKPSSPSSFVSSMKSHFTKTNKAMVLHNNKNDEFDELHRWPTPSEALEEIKAIGKISGPTAMTGLILFSRAMISMLFLGYLGELELAGGSLSIGFANITGYSVISGLAMGMEPICGQAYGAKQWKLLGLTLQRTVLLLLSTSIPISFMWLNMKRILLWCGQDEEISSIAHTYIVFAIPDLFFLSLLHPLRIYLRTQSITMPLTYCSAISVLLHVPINFLLVVYFKMGIAGVALATVWTNLNLFLLLCSFIYFSGVYKGSWVAPSIDCLRGWSTLLALAIPTCISVCLEWWWYEFMIMLCGLLANPKATIASMGILIQTTSLVYVFPSALSLGVSTRVGNELGARRPAKARISMIVSLGCAVALGLAAMLFTTLVRHKWGRFFTKDAEILELTAVALPITGLCELGNCPQTTGCGVLRGSARPTTGANINLGSFYFVGMPVAIFMGFVGKMGFPGLWLGLLAAQASCACLMLSVLCKTDWMVEVERARELTQSSSSSSPPSSASDNASLPVSLPPESAIKETKRNVKLEGILCTNDELVKSSDSLETEPLIATTHIVH; encoded by the coding sequence GCCCTGGAAGAGATCAAAGCCATAGGGAAAATCTCCGGCCCAACAGCCATGACAGGACTTATACTCTTCTCAAGAGCCATGATCTCCATGCTCTTCCTGGGCTACCTCGGGGAACTCGAGCTCGCCGGGGGCTCGCTTTCAATCGGTTTCGCCAACATCACTGGCTATTCTGTCATCTCCGGCCTGGCCATGGGCATGGAGCCGATTTGTGGACAAGCTTATGGTGCAAAACAGTGGAAGCTCCTTGGCCTCACTTTGCAAAGAACAGTGCTTCTCCTGCTCTCCACCTCCATTCCCATTTCCTTCATGTGGCTTAACATGAAGAGAATTCTGCTGTGGTGCGGCCAAGACGAAGAAATCTCTTCCATTGCTCATACTTACATCGTTTTTGCCATTCCAgacctcttcttcctctcattgCTCCATCCTCTACGTATATATCTCAGAACTCAGAGCATTACAATGCCATTAACCTACTGCTCAGCCATCTCTGTGCTTCTTCATGTGCCCATTAACTTTCTCCTAGTTGTCTATTTCAAGATGGGAATTGCAGGAGTTGCCTTGGCCACGGTTTGGACTAATCTCAATCTCTTCCTCCTGCTTTGCTCCTTCATCTACTTCTCCGGAGTGTACAAGGGCTCGTGGGTGGCGCCGAGCATCGACTGCCTCCGCGGATGGTCGACTCTGCTCGCTCTGGCAATCCCCACTTGCATTTCGGTTTGCCTCGAGTGGTGGTGGTATGAGTTCATGATAATGCTTTGTGGACTCCTTGCCAATCCGAAAGCCACCATTGCTTCAATGGGGATTCTCATCCAAACCACCTCCCTAGTCTATGTTTTCCCTTCGGCTCTCAGCCTCGGAGTCTCCACCAGGGTGGGGAACGAGCTCGGCGCCAGGCGGCCGGCGAAAGCCCGGATATCGATGATCGTGTCGCTCGGCTGCGCGGTGGCGCTGGGCCTGGCAGCCATGCTGTTCACGACCCTGGTGAGGCACAAGTGGGGCAGGTTTTTCACCAAAGATGCTGAGATTCTTGAGCTCACTGCGGTTGCATTGCCCATAACCGGCCTCTGTGAGCTCGGAAACTGCCCCCAAACCACCGGCTGCGGCGTTTTGAGAGGCAGCGCCAGGCCGACCACAGGGGCCAACATCAACTTGGGGTCATTTTACTTTGTGGGTATGCCGGTAGCCATTTTCATGGGCTTTGTTGGCAAGATGGGATTTCCAGGGCTTTGGCTTGGCTTGCTTGCAGCTCAGGCCTCTTGTGCTTGCCTCATGCTCTCTGTTCTCTGCAAAACAGATTGGATGGTTGAAGTAGAAAGAGCTAGAGAGCTCActcagtcttcttcttcttcttctcctccttcttcagCTTCCGATAATGCTTCATTGCCAGTATCATTGCCACCAGAATCTGCCATTAAAGAAACCAAGAGGAACGTTAAGCTTGAAGGGATTTTGTGCACGAATGATGAGTTGGTGAAATCATCAGATTCACTTGAAACTGAACCTCTCATAGCCACTACCCACATTGTTCATTGA